Proteins encoded together in one Nyctibius grandis isolate bNycGra1 chromosome 1, bNycGra1.pri, whole genome shotgun sequence window:
- the SLC25A27 gene encoding mitochondrial uncoupling protein 4: protein MSPAEEEKSLPLAERWPRASKFALSACAAAVAELVTFPLDLTKTRLQVQGEAAVRRSGAAAGQAVPHRGMLCTAAGIVREEGLLKLWQGATPAVYRHIVYSGVRMVAYEHLRDSVLGRSEDESFPFWKAVVGGMSAGAIGQFFASPTDLVKVQMQMEGRRKLEGKPLRFRGVHHAFMKILSEGGIRGLWAGWVPNVQRAALVNMGDLTTYDTVKHFLLLNTPLADNSLTHSVASCCSGLVAAVLGTPADVVKTRIMNQPRDKQGRGLLYKSSMDCLIQTVQGEGFMSLYKGFIPTWMRMAPWSLVFWLTYEQIRRICGVSSF from the exons ATGTCACCtgcagaagaagagaagagcttACCTCTTGCAGAGAGATGGCCCCGAGCCAGCAAATTCGCTCTGTCAGCCTGTGCAGCGGCTGTGGCAGAACTAG TGACATTTCCCCTGGACCTCACGAAAACTCGACTGCAGGTGCAAGGTGAAGCTGCCGTCCGTCGCAGTGGAGCTGCCGCTGGGCAGGCAGTCCCTCACCGCGGCATGCTGTGCACCGCGGCCGGCATCGTGCGAGAGGAGGGCTTGCTAAAGCTCTGGCAAGGAGCCACGCCGGCCGTCTACCGCCACATAG tGTACTCTGGCGTTCGGATGGTTGCGTATGAACATCTCCGTGACTCCGTGCTGGGCAGGTCTGAGGATGAAAGCTTTCCTTTCTG GAAAGCTGTAGTTGGAGGCATGTCTGCGGGTGCCATTGGACAGTTTTTTGCCAGCCCGACTGATCTGGTGAAGGTGCAGATGCAgatggaaggaagaaggaagctgGAAGGAAAGCCCTTACG GTTTCGAGGAGTGCACCATGCATTTATGAAGATCCTGTCCGAAGGAGGAATACGGGGGCTTTGGGCTGGATGGGTGCCAAATGTCCAGAGAGCTGCTCTGGTGAACATGGGAG ATCTGACCACTTACGACACAGTGAAACACTTTTTGCTTCTGAACACGCCGCTTGCAGACAATAGCTTGACTCACAGTGTTGCCAG TTGCTGCTCTGGCCTGGTAGCTGCTGTTCTGGGAACTCCTGCTGACGTGGTCAAAACCCGGATCATGAACCAGCCGAGAGACAAGCAGGGAAG AGGTCTGCTGTATAAGTCTTCCATGGACTGCTTGATTCAAACCGTACAGGGTGAAGGGTTTATGTCTCTATACAAAGGCTTTATACCAACCTGGATGCGAATG gCTCCTTGGTCACTGGTATTCTGGCTTACATATGAACAAATCAGAAGGATCTGTGGAGTTAGTTCTTTTTAA